The DNA region caacaaatgagtgagcattaagagcagcaattctcaaggatacagataTACATAATTAGATTAAATCGCATCATCCATTCTTCAGTTACAAACACAAAGCGCCAGTAAGgaggtggattgtggagctcttgtcaggcctgacactgcatctactacttcactagattctttaagtattttttattgttgtgatgatgtagttgatcatacttttgattctactgatatggttgctttagatgttggaaatgatgcaggtattgatgttgaagatgatttaagtgtaagagattgcttactggaagcattaactcaagaatcacctggatttgatgatgatgaggatgtaagtgtagggacttgtgctatggagccaagcacccaagaatcactacatgaagttgtgcATTCACTATCAGAGCTTGAACCATTACTTGATGAGGAAGAGGTAACAATCagcactccaggtacctttcaacatgacaaggtgagtatttcttgtgatatatcagaaaatttaatagaggtaccatttattgattttgttagatgtgattcatttcttgatatattttctacccaaactaatattctcctattttctttttatcccataagtgtgtgggaggtgttttcttcgattgatgttgtaggagaaaataagctcccggagtggatgcttgaactaaACCGCCTCCGCCCTCCAGAAAGacttttgaaaagaaaaatgaagaataaaaaaaatttagtggAACCATAATGACACCTCTACCGGCGTGGGTTcttttgctaaatcttcttcaaccaccgggaaaaaGGAGAgtttgttctaacttaatttcCTTGTGCATTCCAATTCGTGCTTTATGTTTAGTCTTTTCTTTAATTAATCTTTTgaatacaaatgttgattttcttattGCATTTAGTTATGTTTACAGTTGGTAGTTTTCTTATTGCATCTGATTTTGAGTGTGAATAAGGAAATGACATCCCTAGCAATTTTTCTTTAACATGTTAGAAGTAGGGAAAGTGAGCTAGATTTGAGAATCTATTTTTGAGGCTTAATGCCAATAATGAGCTTTTAATTTTCTCACGGTTTCTATTTAATAATGGACACTTGATTGGTAAATTGGATTGATACTTTTTCATGCCTAGTTAGGATGAGCCTTAATTGAGTGATGCTCTTGTGTTATTACACTCTAGAACTTGTTTTGATTCTTTCAAAATCACAATTCAATGAATTGAATCATGTTATGAAGGTGAATCTATTTGTTACTCCTACTTCACACAATGTCTTGCTAATTCTTCTTGTTAATCATCATATCATTtcaatttctcttatttcttaatcttttggaCATGGATACTTTGATTGTTATATAATGAACAATTTGGCCAAAACaacaaaggattaagtgtgggggaggtgtatGAATTCGGTATAATTCAGAAATGGATCAAGCTCTTGAAAATGGTTGAGAAGGGCTAATTTTAGGATGTGCAGGGATGCAAAATTCTGGAAATTTTGTTTTGAATGAATGCTCTGCTTAACTTAACCATTATTAGAACTTAATTATGTTAAGAGCAAGATCAAATTGTTTTGTATTTTGAGATTcgatactatgttgatacattgAATATTCTAGATGGCATATGTTGGAATAAGGCTTTGGAAATATTGAATTCTGTTACTAACTAAGAGTTCTGCTATTTAAAGAATATGGTGATCAGTAAAGAAAGATGAAGGAATGTTAGGAATTATGATTACATCTGAATATTGCTGGTGTTAATAAACAGTCCGGTTTAGAGTAGGAAATGTGAAATGCAGCTAAATTTGCATGTGTTGCAGTAAAAAATGAAAAATCTGCAACTGTTGTGCCAGAAATCAGCAAAGGAATTTGAGGATATGGAGTTTGATTATTATGAGTTGGAATTCGAATTGCCATTGTAGAGAGCATCATTATATTAATGAAGCATTGAAACATGGTGCCACAACTTTGTATATTGAAGAAATTGCAATCGACAAACCCTTTGAACAGTTTCAAAAATCAGAAACAAGGGCTGAAACTGCTGAATAATGGAGGATGTTGTTTAGCAGTGATTCCAGAAACTAATTTGAGAAACGTTTGACAAGTTGGAAAGCGGAATTAAGGGAATTGCTGGATATGAGAGGTGATGTAACATAGTTTTAAGAATAAAAGTAGAATCAGTAGTAGATAAAATGTGGAAGTTGTGAACTGGAAAATGAGATCAATTCTGCAGTATGAGTGATCAGAAATGCAGAAATTCTGAAATGGAGATTTAGCAGTGGTGAAATCAGAAATACAGCTACAGAAGACAGACAAGGTAGTATAAATTGTGTACCAACTCTGCAGAGCTAATTTTTAAATTCAGTAAGAAAGCATTTGAAGATCTTTTATTGTTAGAAATAATTGTGATAACACCTTACCTAACCTGCTGAAGTATTGAAAGGCACGAGAAATATGTTGATTAAGTTGTAATTGCAAACTATGAACTGTAGTAATATGTTGATGCTATAGCTGATTGTATGTGCAGAAACATGTTCAAAACAGTGAGGTAATGCAGAAACAATGAGCTGCAGTGACATGTGTGGATCAACATTCGAGATTCAATTAGTGATCTCTGTGCTGTTGGAAATAACTTTGACAACATTCTTGTTTTCCTGTTGAAGTACTAAGATGCGCAAGAAATTTGTTGCAGAAATTGACTCTATTGACTCTATTGTACTATTCCATAACGTTCCACCCACCAAAGACATAAGCACTAAAGTTCCAGCAAAGACACCCGAACTTGACTTGCATATTTGGGAGTGGAGTGATGGTATGTGCTTGCTCTCCACATAGGCCAAGCTTGAGATGGAGGAACCAAAGAAACAGGCTAAAAGAAAGGGAACCCAATCAACCACATGAACCTAGCTCAAAAGGGGATTAACCAACTAATCACAGTAACATACTGGTCATTTAATTAGACCATTGAATAGGTTAAACAATACATTTGGTCGACAGAAGATGTTAAGTAATATAATTGGTTTATAGACCTTGCAACAAAGCTAACTAAATCTACTAGTTCTCTAATGTAATCCTATAAACAGACAAGCAATATGAACCTAAAGGCATCCGAGTCCAATATAATGCACTTCCTCAAAAGTGAGACGGAAGGAGACCTGTTCGGCTGTTCCTTCTGGTGCTGGTCATTCGTCGTCGTCTTCGATGAATAGTGCAGTAGGGTATGGCGCCGAGAGGTCGGAGTCGTCCACAGGCGGATTATATGACGCCCGGAGTCGGGTGGAAGGAGGCGGAGGGACGGACGGTGGAGATGGCCGAGGAGGCGGCTGGAGGAAAAAAATTACTGTGATCGCCGTGCGGGCGGCGAGGCCGCGAGTTGAGGTGAGTGGCGGCGTGAGGCGGCCACGGCTGGGTGTGTCACCTGGGTGCTCGCTCTTACCAGGGTAATGGGAAGATAGTTTTTCAAAATGGCCCAAAGTTTTACTTATTTTTCAGCATACTCTTTAAAATTTTAACATTATTAAAATAACCCCTATACTTTTGATACTGGCCCCATTCTACTTGCAACAGcttgaattaattttttaatactcTCCATTTATTTATTTCTAAATCATTGTCCTTCGTGACCTTTTATGAATTATTTCCTAAGCCAGCAAATATTGAAATGTgataactatttttaaaattaatttaattttgtatttttttcaaatataatttCCTAGAGAAATTTTCATctacataaaaaattttaaattctaaatatgTGTAAATGTCCTAAATATATTtgactataatttaatttaggatTTTATTATatctataatttatattttatttcaattttaggAAAAATATAGTTAGTGTAAACATTTAAGTGAGGAATCATTAATTTTtccattgatttattttttttaaaaaataatttactttgCAATAAAATGAATAAGAACTTTGTCTGATTGTTCATCGAATTAATATATATACTTTTCGTTTGTTTATTGTTCCACGCCGTTTAAAATTTacttattatattatatatattaaccACACAGAGCATGTTATTCAATTTATTAAATACATTAAGcatttttccttttttggataATTAAAAAATGTATATATCATAAGCACAAGAGTACACAATAATTAAGTGCTAGAAGTGATTCATGTCTTTCGGTCGGAGCCTCTAGCACGACGGATTTCATAGTTTTTACATAATAAAAGTGATCCAAGATATCACTTTTTCATGTATACATGAATTTATACACTCCTATAAATTTTTTCAAGATCCAATCAAGTACCCCGAGTTATGGTACGATAATAAAATATTCAAATTATCACTTAGGCACTCATGATTTGAACCTCAACTATgatgtatttatagaaattttttttctaaataaaaggTGCAATCAAAAGATGCTAGGTTTCTGGACTGACCATCGTGTACACTTCCCGATTTATTCTGATGATCAATAAAAAACTTTCATAGATCAAACCGATCATTTCAGGGATAGTGAGATTAACTAAGatgatcattatttttttaatgatccAATCAATTCTCACTCCACCTCTATAATATCATCCATGAACCTGAAACATTTATTAATGGGCATCTCCTATTCCATGTATAATCAATCGCTGATCCTCCTCTATCAATCCATGATAGATGGACATTTATGGATGTTCTTGCAGTCTCCATAAATTCTAATAGAATATTAAGCATTTTTTTTCCCATAGTAATACTATAGcatttgatgaaactaaacaaTGAATAATAGTTTATAATCATTTCTATACCATAAAGTTTATGTAGAATGCTGTCAGAAAATAGTTAGTAAAGATAAATAGTTTAGAATATTATCAGTATTTATAATACGTGAGCTGTCCAGATAGTAAGCTGAGCAATTCCATcaaaaactagaaaaaaaaatcaatgtgaCAGTGCAAAACCAAGTTGCAAACTTTATTTTATCACTTGCTACAAGATTCATAaactgcaaaaaaaaataaaaataaaatataaaatataaaaaagatgCTTGTGTTATATATGAAGAGAACAACCTCCTCTTCTTTCAAAGTTTCAACACTTTATTGTCAAATGAAGGTTTAAAAAAACTAATAGCAACTGTTACTCGTGGGCGTACCGCACATGGTAGGAACTTTGTGCACCTaactgtttttcttttttttaactgTTACTCGTGGGTGACTGCAACCAACTGTTTTCCAACATTTCGGCCTTCGAAGAGGCCTACAAGTGCCACAGGTGCATTCTCGAGGCCTTCGACTATATCTTCCACATACTTTATTTTCTCTTCCTTTATCAGTTGCACAACCTTCTCTTCAAACTCTAGATAACTGCCATAGTGATCGAATACCAAGAACCCTTCCATTCGGATGCGCTTGCCAATAATGAGGAACAAGTTGCGCACGCCTTCGGGTATCTCAAGGTTGTATTGAGAAATCATTCCACATGCAGCAATTCGTCCTTTTAATCTCATGTTGTAAAGAACAGCTTCGAGCATTGAACCACCTACATTCTCAAAATAGATATCGATGCCATCTGGGAAGTACCTGCAGAGGAGAATATAACCAGGATACAAATTAAAGACGCTTTTAACTTCAACAGAACAAAAGAATAATTGACATGTATAATTGGAAACTCGGTGTATGGAACGAGCCAATGTCATACCATAACCAAACCTATTAAACTTGAACCTCGAGATTACTGTGAAAAACTTATGTCTATACTTTTTGTAGCCCATCTCTATTTATGGACACACGATGTAGGAAGGGATGTAGGAATGCAATGCCAAATCTATGAAAGTTCAATGTACCTAATCTTACCCTTGTGAACTGAACCTAGATTGCCCATAGTGCAATGGAGGAACCTTATGTAGACCATAGCAAACTCGTTTGAAGATCATGTAGAGAACACTATAGAGTTTATTACTAAATATCATGCTTAAATAACATTCTATTCTAAACACCAATTCATCCATTTTGTATGATATATACAAACATAACAACCATAATCTTTTGAACAAAACACTTGGTCTAAAAATCATCAATTTTTAGAGATAATCCTAGTTAGCATTCTTTTATAGTTCTACTTTTCATAATAAACACCCCATTAGGCTCAGAAGCACCTAGAAACAGAACGCTAGTTGCAGTTTCCATTCTCACATACATTTTAAAGGGGCTAAAGAGTCAGTATTAATTATGACAGATCATGTACTATGCAAAATAGCTAATATACctaactttcaaaaaaaaaataaaccataTTTTGACGAGTGGCCAACCTTTTCAAAGTTTTAGTCATATCAGGTTCCTTCTTATAATTAAAAGCCTCATCGAAGCCAAACTTAGTCTTCAGAAGATTAACCTAATGaacaataagaagaagaaaaaagtaAATGCCAACTTACAAATAAGATGATTAGTCTTTGGAAATTTATTATGCGATAATATGTCAAACCAACATCCTAGTTTTTTCCATTTTGCTAAATGTCAATGTGTCAAATGTTGGATACTAGAGAGAAAGAATTGAAATTCAATAACAGATAATCAAAAAAATACGAGTACACCATATACATAAGCCCCTTATCATTGAATTCaactttttattataaaaaagttGTTTGAAATAGCCTTCCTAATCTGAGCTAATGCAATATTCTGATCTGAATATTCATCGATAATTCAGAATCAAAATGGGCAAAGCTTGTAGTGAGAGAGAGAGCTTATGCTTTGAGTAGGTATGCTACAAATTAATTTACTTATGGAAGTAAAAAATAAGTCAAATCTTGTCAAACCTTTTCATCAGACCCAGCACTTCCGACAACATAACAACCCAATTGTTTGGCAAATTGTCCCACAAGTTGGCCAACAGCACCAGATGCTGCTGATATGAAAATGCGCTCCCCTTTCTTTGGAGAGCAAATGTCATAAAACCCAGCATAAGCTGTAAGACCTGGCATACCTAGAGATTGCAATACTAGAATTGTTAATAGAGCGAGAAAAATGATAGTTCATTTTCAACTCTGAAAATGGTAGTTCATCTTGAAGTGACATCACTGTTTGTCTTTTAGTAAGCTCATATAAAAAATTCCTAGTAGAATATCAATTTGTTGCTTAAAGTATCTGCCTAAGAATAAAGAAACGACTTTTAGTTTGGCAGCTAGCTAAAACTTTTAGCATAGGACTAGTAGTATGGTCTTTATGGATATGATTAATGTTGCAGAAAAGATAAGGGACGTGATTAATATTAGTAAGGTTGCTTCTTTATGGATGTTGATAAAGAGAACGAACATGATTAAATTTTGTAATGTTGCTACTTTGTGGCAAAGCAAATGTCCTACCAAAAAAAGGGAAAGTAATATTCTTCACTATAGCCCAAGTGACATAAAGTAGGGCACGAGCATGAAAACTGagaggaaaaaaagaaaatattttgacTTCAAACTTCATTCAGAGACTAGAATGCACCACTATATAGGCTCTAAAAGATTCCCATGAATTTTCTTTGACGATTGCTCAATTTCACCCACTCGTTTTGTTTTCCAATTTTGACTTCCAGAGCTCATTGATTGAAAactaaaaggaaaaaaagaaaatattttgacTTCAAACTTTATTCACAGACTAGAATGCACCACTATATAGACTCTAAAAGATTCCCATGAATTTTCTTTGACGATTGCTCAATTTCACCCACCTGTTTTGTTTTCCAATTTTGACTTCCAGGGCTCATTGATTGTGTCAGAAAGTGTTCTCTATCATTGAATGTTGTTTTTGTATTCTATGTTTAAGGAAAGATCAATCTAAAACACCAGTAtatacaataaaagaaaacaaaattttaaccaATATTTAGCTGACTAGTATCACTTTGACTGAACTAGAATGTATCAACTAGTTTTTTGTCTTCTCATGATTACTACTAAATTATCATGTTGCAGACTGATTAACATGCAGTTATCACATTAAAAAGGTGGAAGGTATGGCATCCATTTAAGTTATGCAGAAACAGCACTTACCAAGAATACCAGTATAGTA from Zingiber officinale cultivar Zhangliang chromosome 4B, Zo_v1.1, whole genome shotgun sequence includes:
- the LOC121976007 gene encoding 2-alkenal reductase (NADP(+)-dependent)-like isoform X2 — encoded protein: MTGWEEYSLITDPKLLFKIHHTEVPLSYYTGILGMPGLTAYAGFYDICSPKKGERIFISAASGAVGQLVGQFAKQLGCYVVGSAGSDEKVNLLKTKFGFDEAFNYKKEPDMTKTLKRYFPDGIDIYFENVGGSMLEAVLYNMRLKGRIAACGMISQYNLEIPEGVRNLFLIIGKRIRMEGFLVFDHYGSYLEFEEKVVQLIKEEKIKYVEDIVEGLENAPVALVGLFEGRNVGKQLVAVTHE
- the LOC121976007 gene encoding 2-alkenal reductase (NADP(+)-dependent)-like isoform X1, which produces MGSAEDVVVANKKVLLKHFIAGGAPKETDMELVTTGTIRLRVPEGSTALILKNLYLSCDPYMRLRMTKHEEASYVDDFVPGKPIAGFGVGKVVDSSHPDFKIGDYAWGMTGWEEYSLITDPKLLFKIHHTEVPLSYYTGILGMPGLTAYAGFYDICSPKKGERIFISAASGAVGQLVGQFAKQLGCYVVGSAGSDEKVNLLKTKFGFDEAFNYKKEPDMTKTLKRYFPDGIDIYFENVGGSMLEAVLYNMRLKGRIAACGMISQYNLEIPEGVRNLFLIIGKRIRMEGFLVFDHYGSYLEFEEKVVQLIKEEKIKYVEDIVEGLENAPVALVGLFEGRNVGKQLVAVTHE